In Triticum urartu cultivar G1812 chromosome 6, Tu2.1, whole genome shotgun sequence, the following proteins share a genomic window:
- the LOC125517381 gene encoding uncharacterized protein LOC125517381: MIEQFVNFVIRPPRSEYNPDQYLWEREFMLAGRRYKRLDLELTNPRGHTLKCSHYLPASVPENIALPCVIYCHGNSGCRADANEAAVVLLPSNITVFTLDFSGSGLSDGDYVSLGWHEKEDLKCAVSFLRTNKQVSRIGLWGRSMGAVTSLLYGAEDPSIAGMVLDSAFTNLYGLMLELVDVYKIRVPKFTVKMAVQYMRRTIQKRAKFDIMDLNVVKLAPKTFIPALFGHGLNDMFIQPHHCDRIHEAYGGDKSMVKFEGDHNSPRPQSYYDSVSIFFYNTLRPPQLPASGSNKLHVKIGTMTNESLFFEIINGLRAARTDAGSSSTDAHGFRNATTSVVELLSESANQLSIKNDSDLDFLLDENHNLSGADGDSVGLHLQDKTSRHNEESCSYTSSNRESWGRCSSLGAASDGSFSRGLGDKHENMTVNALATPRRHEQRKLAKSSPPKTKEKKIHALWKKLKREREEMGDSLSQRLRMCLGQSPRHRRTQSSSGQQL, translated from the exons ATGATCGAGCAGTTCGTCAATTTCGTCATCCGGCCGCCTCG GTCAGAGTATAACCCAGATCAGTACTTATGGGAGAGAGAGTTTATGCTTGCAGGGCGAAGGTATAAACGACTAGACTTGGAG CTCACAAATCCCAGGGGCCATACCTTAAAATGCAGCCACTATCTTCCTGCTTCTGTTCCAGAAAATATTGCCCTCCCGTGTGTGATCTACTGCCATGGAAATAG CGGATGCAGAGCAGACGCAAATGAAGCCGCTGTAGTACTTCTTCCTTCAAACATCACAGTTTTCACACTAGACTTTTCCGGTTCAGGTCTATCGGACGGAGATTATGTCAGCCTTGGTTGGCATGAG AAAGAGGACCTCAAATGCGCAGTATCATTCCTGCGCACCAACAAGCAAGTTTCCCGTATAGGCCTTTGGGGGCGATCGATGGGTGCTGTTACAAG CCTACTATATGGAGCAGAAGATCCCTCAATTGCTGGCATGGTATTGGATAGTGCTTTCACCAACTTGTATGGCTTGATGTTGGAACTTGTGGATGTTTACAAAATTCGAGTTCCTAAATTCACG GTTAAGATGGCTGTACAGTACATGCGACGAACCATTCAGAAAAGAGCGAAGTTTGACATAATGGACCTTAATGTTGTAAAG CTTGCTCCCAAGACATTTATTCCTGCATTATTTGGACATGGTCTGAATGACATGTTTATTCAGCCTCACCACTGTGATCGTATTCATGAAGCATATGGG GGGGATAAAAGTATGGTAAAATTTGAGGGTGACCATAATTCCCCAAGACCTCAATCATACTATGACTCGGTTTCAATATTTTTCTACAACACTCTGCGCCCTCCCCAGTTGCCTGCATCAGGCTCAAATAAGCTACATGTAAAAATCGGTACCATGACCAATGAG AGTTTGTTCTTTGAGATCATCAATGGTCTGAGGGCAGCTAGAACCGATGCAGGCAGTTCATCAACAGATGCACATGGCTTTCGAAATG CCACAACTTCGGTAGTCGAATTACTATCGGAGAGCGCGAATCAGTTGTCCATTAAGAATGACAGTGACTTG GATTTCCTCTTAGATGAGAATCATAACCTATCTGGTGCGGATGGTGATAGTGTTGGACTGCATTTGCAG GATAAAACCAGTAGGCACAACGAGGAGTCCTGCTCATACACAAGCTCAAACAGAGAAAGTTGGGGCAGATGTTCATCGTTAGGTGCTGCGAGTGATGGATCATTCTCACGCGGCCTTGGTGATAAGCATGAG AACATGACGGTAAATGCTCTGGCCACGCCGCGGAGACACGAACAGAGGAAACTGGCCAAATCGTCGCCCCCGAAAACGAAGGAGAAGAAGATCCATGCCCTGTGGAAGAAGCTCAAGCGCGAGAGGGAGGAGATGGGGGACAGCCTCTCCCAGCGCCTGAGGATGTGCCTCGGGCAGTCTCCTCGTCACAGGCGAACCCAATCGTCATCTGGACAGCAACTATAG
- the LOC125517382 gene encoding uncharacterized protein LOC125517382, whose translation MAGPGEKPSSTSANGNGTQAPPPPAAPGGSGIAKRLPRLAFMFLLAVLYRQLQAPPPKICGSPDGPPVTGTRIRLSDGRHLAYHESGVPKEQANHKIIFVHGFDSCRYDALRVSPELAQELGIYILSFDRPGYGESDPHPARTEKSIALDIAELADSLHLGSRFYLVGFSMGGEIMWSCLKHIPHRLAGVSILGPVGNYWWSGFPSNVSWDAWYQQTPQDQWAVRVAHHAPWLAYWWNTQKLFPASSVISFNPAIFSTEDMAMIPKFASRPCSSKARQQGEHESLHRDMTVGFGKWGWSPLEMENPFPGDEADVHLWHGAEDLIVPVSLSRHIAERLPWVRYHELPTAGHLFPVADGMGDVILRTMLLGEN comes from the exons ATGGCAGGGCCAGGCGAGAAGCCGTCGTCCACCTCCGCCAACGGCAACGGCACGCAagccccgccgcctccggccgctcccGGCGGCTCCG GTATAGCCAAAAGGCTTCCCCGTCTTGCATTCATGTTCCTGCTTGCGGTTCTGTACCGTCAGCTTCAGGCTCCGCCTCCAAAAATCTGCGGATCCCCGGACGGCCCTCCGGTGACCGGGACAAGGATCAGGCTCAGTGACGGCAGGCACTTGGCTTACCATGAGTCCGGTGTCCCGAAGGAACAAGCCAACCATAAGATCATCTTCGTCCATGGATTCGACTCATGCAGATACGATGCCCTGCGAGTATCACCC GAGCTGGCGCAGGAGCTCGGGATCTACATTCTGTCCTTCGATCGACCTGGATACGGCGAGAGTGACCCGCATCCTGCGAGGACCGAGAAGAGCATCGCCCTCGACATCGCGGAGCTAGCTGACAGCCTGCATCTCGGGTCCAGGTTCTACCTCGTCGGGTTCTCCATGGGCGGCGAGATCATGTGGAGCTGCCTCAAGCACATCCCCCACCG GCTTGCTGGGGTGTCTATCCTCGGCCCCGTGGGCAACTACTGGTGGTCGGGCTTCCCATCGAACGTGTCGTGGGACGCGTGGTACCAGCAGACTCCTCAGGACCAATGGGCCGTCCGCGTTGCGCACCACGCGCCCTGGCTCGCCTACTGGTGGAACACCCAGAAGCTCTTCCCGGCCTCCAGCGTCATCTCCTTCAACCCCGCCATCTTCTCCACAGAAGACATGGCCATGATCCCCAAGTTCGCATCTCGACCTTGCTCG AGCAAGGCGAGGCAGCAGGGGGAGCACGAGAGCCTGCACCGGGACATGACCGTCGGGTTCGGGAAGTGGGGCTGGAGCCCGCTGGAGATGGAGAACCCGTTCCCGGGCGACGAGGCGGATGTGCACCTGTGGCACGGCGCGGAGGACCTCATCGTGCCCGTTAGCCTGTCGCGGCACATCGCGGAGAGGCTGCCATGGGTGCGCTACCACGAGCTGCCCACGGCCGGGCACCTCTTCCCCGTCGCCGACGGCATGGGGGATGTCATCCTCAGGACGATGCTGCTCGGGGAAAATTGA